Within Chiloscyllium plagiosum isolate BGI_BamShark_2017 unplaced genomic scaffold, ASM401019v2 scaf_2033, whole genome shotgun sequence, the genomic segment TTATCCAGTATTATCATAACATATTCCTGCCAGTGGGACTTTGCTCTATACAACCTATTGTGTTTGTCTACAGGTGACTGTATTTCGAAAGTAATCTGTTGATCTTGAAGGGCTTTAGATTGTCCTAATGACATGAATGATACTATACACTTCTTTAATGATTGGTATACATTTGTTTTTCAGGTTGTTGAAATCATAGGAACTGACATTAATGAAGTTTTGAAATGTCTAACAGATCTAAATCGTGACATGCTTGTGGAATTTACTGGCAACAATTGCAACAAATTGGGAAACATCTTTATATCAGAAGTTATCAGCTGCTGCTATCTTTGGGATGTTACTACCAGAGAAAAAACAGACAATTATTTTGGTGCTGTAGTGTCAGTTAGAGGAAGGCAACAGAAAGAAATAATGTTTGATATATTGTGCTGTCAAACATGGCACCTGTATATTAGCTTGGCAGTATGTATCTCCAAAAAGTTTAATAAAATATCATTAAGGTTTCCACCTGAACTTCAAATTGAAGTTGTAGATACAATCCATAGCGGTCAGTATGATCTCCCATCTGGGGTTCAGGTATGCAACTCACTTGAAAGTTCACCTTATAAGTTATGCTTTGATATATATATCAATAATAATTCAAACTTTGAATTTGACATCAGTGCTAAGTGTGAAGCTCTAAGCCAGCTTTTATATGCTAACCGGCAAATTGCTGAGAAATTAGAATTCTTAGACACAAGCATTTTAATGAATTCCACAAAGCTGACTAATTATAAACGACTTAAAAACAATCTCAAATTATTAGAATTTAATGttggacaacatttgcaattttatGATCCAAATGAATAGCGATTGCTAGAGAGATTCCAATACTGAAAGCAAATTATACCAAATAGTTTGTCATTAACAGACTTATGAGAAATAAAGCTGATATATCTGTGGAGTTTTACACTTTCATCTGTAAGATACAATGTGTTGGATAGAAAATTAGTGAGGGACTTTAAAGAGGAGTCTGAGTCCCATGTTTGGCAGCACAAATTGTTTGCTTCTCTATTGCCAAATGTATCAAAGGATGTCTGCCCAGATATACACTGCACATCCTGCAGGGAGGCAATTTAGtatatagtcatagaaatgtacagcatggaaacagacccttcagtccagcccgtccatacccaccagatatcccaacccaatctagtcccacctgccagcatccggtccatatccctccaaacctttcctattcatatacccatccaaatgcctcttaaatgttgcaattgtaccagcctccaccacttcctctggcagctcattccatacacgtaccacactctgtgtgaaaacgttgccccgtaggtctactttatatctttcccctctcaccctaaacctatgccctctagttctggactccctgcccccaaggaaaagactttgcctatttaccctatccatgcccctcataattttgttgagCACagatttaactttgtttttaaaactgtcaAAACACTTCTAGCCTGGGATTGTGATGTGGCATACAAAACATCTATTTTTATCTTTTAAGTGAAATGTGTAAATTTTGAATGTTGGCTCCTTTAAAAATGCATTGAACAATAACTGGTATAAAACAATTTGTTCAGATTTCAGGATGTAATACAGCTTTAAGATctattatgtttttctttcacacTGATTTGTGAAACTTTGTGAAATTAAATCATTTCAGCTTTATATTCTGATGTGTCTCTGGCATTATTCAATTCATTTCCATTCAGCAAAGagtttaacctacactatttgcATTTTACAACTATCAAAACATTTCCAGTTTGTAGAAGTATTTGTTGGATGAGAAGTTTCAAGatcatttttttc encodes:
- the LOC122547215 gene encoding uncharacterized protein LOC122547215 isoform X1; its protein translation is MGDRHIGEISARKEMVDLVRHEVAEVQNFVKSGNQFLKITRSFIANSVREGKLTQIKGRTYFKEAMHAILFCGRINIPLINPEEMMEHHEFQLLSEIYPDAFQKYNSHLPKRPPYAVLLGAVVEIIGTDINEVLKCLTDLNRDMLVEFTGNNCNKLGNIFISEVISCCYLWDVTTREKTDNYFGAVVSVRGRQQKEIMFDILCCQTWHLYISLAVCISKKFNKISLRFPPELQIEVVDTIHSGQYDLPSGVQVCNSLESSPYKLCFDIYINNNSNFEFDISAKCEALSQLLYANRQIAEKLEFLDTSILMNSTKLTNYKRLKNNLKLLEFNVGQHLQFYDPNE
- the LOC122547215 gene encoding uncharacterized protein LOC122547215 isoform X2 is translated as MGDRHIGEISARKEMVDLVRHEVAEVQNFVKSGNQFLKITRSFIANSVREGKLTQIKGRTYFKEVVEIIGTDINEVLKCLTDLNRDMLVEFTGNNCNKLGNIFISEVISCCYLWDVTTREKTDNYFGAVVSVRGRQQKEIMFDILCCQTWHLYISLAVCISKKFNKISLRFPPELQIEVVDTIHSGQYDLPSGVQVCNSLESSPYKLCFDIYINNNSNFEFDISAKCEALSQLLYANRQIAEKLEFLDTSILMNSTKLTNYKRLKNNLKLLEFNVGQHLQFYDPNE